From a single Alkalihalophilus pseudofirmus genomic region:
- the mreD gene encoding rod shape-determining protein MreD translates to MSRAYLPTLLLLALVIEGSLYPFFMPERYGSDLIMVPRFLVVLLVFIGIFTGRSTSLVYALCFGVIYDVVYTELLGVYVFGFAVVGYVFALSYKQIQDSILVPILLALVAVALFDYYQYGLFRLIGITDMGGQAFVFDRLLPTLLLNGALAIVVLYPVKKLCIHVQHNSRLRER, encoded by the coding sequence GTGAGCCGTGCCTATCTTCCCACACTTTTATTGCTTGCTCTAGTCATTGAAGGAAGTTTATATCCATTTTTCATGCCGGAAAGATACGGTTCTGACCTCATCATGGTTCCGAGATTTCTTGTTGTACTGCTTGTGTTTATCGGGATCTTTACAGGAAGAAGCACAAGCTTAGTTTATGCGCTGTGCTTTGGGGTTATATATGATGTAGTGTATACCGAACTTTTAGGTGTGTATGTGTTTGGGTTTGCTGTTGTTGGTTACGTCTTTGCTTTGTCTTATAAGCAGATCCAAGATAGTATTCTCGTGCCAATTCTTCTTGCCCTTGTCGCTGTGGCATTATTTGATTATTATCAATATGGATTGTTTCGTTTAATCGGCATTACAGATATGGGCGGCCAAGCCTTTGTGTTTGACCGGCTTTTGCCTACCCTGCTTTTAAACGGAGCTTTAGCCATTGTGGTGCTCTATCCGGTGAAGAAACTTTGCATACATGTTCAGCATAACTCGAGGCTTCGTGAGCGTTAA
- the minC gene encoding septum site-determining protein MinC, whose translation MTQKKQHVTIKGTKDGLNFLLDDRCSYESLLEELKEKLSTKHYQGSDEPDVMVNVKVGHRYLTEDQAEEISSIITEGRNLAIEEIHSDVLTKAEAELLRQESQVVTLTKMVRSGQVLKVRGDLLLIGDVNPSGTVMATGNVYIMGALKGVAHAGFEGDTKAVVAAALMSPTQLRIADQIHQFDEGDKGVAMASAYLDSEAESFKLERVQDLMRQRPNLQKNDSQIIDG comes from the coding sequence ATGACGCAGAAAAAACAACATGTTACGATAAAAGGAACGAAAGATGGTCTGAACTTTTTATTAGATGACCGCTGTTCCTATGAAAGTTTACTAGAGGAACTGAAAGAAAAGCTTTCAACAAAGCATTACCAAGGATCAGATGAACCTGATGTGATGGTCAATGTGAAAGTAGGACATCGGTATTTAACAGAAGATCAAGCCGAAGAAATATCAAGCATTATAACGGAAGGCCGAAACCTGGCTATTGAAGAAATCCATTCAGATGTATTAACGAAAGCGGAAGCTGAGCTGTTAAGGCAGGAATCACAAGTCGTCACCCTTACAAAAATGGTTCGTTCCGGACAAGTTCTAAAAGTCCGAGGCGACCTTTTGTTAATTGGAGATGTGAACCCGAGCGGGACTGTGATGGCGACAGGAAATGTGTATATAATGGGTGCTCTAAAAGGAGTGGCTCATGCAGGTTTTGAAGGAGATACGAAAGCAGTTGTTGCAGCAGCACTTATGAGTCCCACGCAACTCAGGATTGCCGATCAGATTCACCAGTTTGATGAGGGTGACAAAGGAGTGGCAATGGCGAGTGCTTATCTTGATAGCGAGGCCGAGAGTTTTAAGCTTGAGAGAGTTCAAGACTTGATGCGTCAGCGTCCTAATCTTCAAAAGAATGATTCACAAATTATTGATGGATGA
- the minD gene encoding septum site-determining protein MinD — protein sequence MGEAIVITSGKGGVGKTTTSANIGTSLALNGKKVCLIDTDIGLRNLDVVMGLENRIIYDLVDVVEGRCKLKQALIKDKRFECLYLLPAAQTKDKLSVEPEQMKEIVNELKQEYDYVLIDCPAGIEQGFKNAVAGADKAIVVTTPEVSAVRDADRIIGLLEQEEIEAPKLVVNRIRGHMMKNGEMLDVDEISSILAIDLIGIVVDDEDVIKYSNKGEPIALHTGSKASIAYRNIARRILGEAVPLMSLEEEKGLFAKIKQFFGVR from the coding sequence ATGGGAGAAGCAATAGTCATTACAAGTGGTAAAGGTGGCGTTGGAAAAACAACAACCTCTGCCAACATCGGTACTTCCCTTGCGCTTAATGGTAAGAAAGTTTGTCTTATTGATACTGATATCGGACTCAGAAACCTTGATGTGGTGATGGGGCTTGAAAACCGAATCATTTATGATTTAGTTGATGTCGTTGAAGGCCGCTGTAAACTGAAGCAAGCGTTAATTAAGGACAAGCGTTTTGAATGTTTATATTTGCTTCCAGCAGCTCAAACAAAAGATAAGCTTTCAGTTGAACCTGAACAAATGAAAGAAATCGTAAACGAATTAAAACAAGAATACGATTATGTATTAATTGATTGTCCGGCAGGGATTGAACAAGGATTTAAAAATGCAGTAGCCGGAGCAGACAAAGCAATTGTTGTTACCACTCCTGAGGTTTCTGCAGTTCGTGATGCCGATCGTATTATTGGACTTTTAGAACAAGAAGAGATTGAAGCTCCTAAGCTAGTTGTAAATAGAATCCGCGGGCATATGATGAAAAACGGAGAAATGCTTGATGTGGATGAAATTTCTTCGATTTTAGCAATTGATTTAATTGGAATCGTTGTAGATGATGAAGATGTCATCAAATACTCCAATAAAGGAGAACCGATCGCCTTACATACTGGAAGTAAAGCATCTATTGCATACCGCAATATTGCTAGACGAATTTTAGGTGAAGCTGTTCCGTTAATGTCTTTAGAAGAGGAAAAGGGACTCTTTGCAAAAATTAAACAATTTTTTGGCGTTCGTTAA
- the mreC gene encoding rod shape-determining protein MreC → MPSFFSNKKLIILLVSIIILMALIGYSLSDRENTTRPEQFMRDTVGWVQSMFSKPAHSVAGFFESVSDIRSVYEENKLLKSRLEEYAQISVERNLLRDENETLREMINLEESLSDYLMRPAVVIHRNPDRWNDFIAINRGSQHGIEPNMALVDSQGGLIGKVKRTSQFSSFVQLLSDNDRTNRVSAKIVGDQALNGFIEGYDEDRGLLIMRKLDIEAEIEEEQMVTTSGLGGVYPEGLLIGEVVEVEPDEYGLTQNAYIKPTADYYSLNYVYVIERTSTSVDPEILEEDQ, encoded by the coding sequence ATGCCATCCTTTTTCTCAAACAAAAAATTAATTATTCTTCTTGTCAGCATTATCATTTTGATGGCGCTGATTGGTTATTCGCTTTCTGATCGTGAGAATACAACACGGCCAGAGCAGTTTATGAGAGATACGGTTGGATGGGTGCAGTCTATGTTCTCAAAACCCGCACATTCTGTCGCGGGTTTCTTTGAGAGCGTATCTGATATTCGCAGCGTGTATGAAGAAAATAAACTTCTCAAATCACGTCTTGAAGAATACGCCCAAATCTCCGTAGAACGTAATTTACTTCGCGATGAGAATGAAACCTTGCGCGAAATGATCAACCTTGAAGAAAGTTTAAGTGATTACTTAATGAGACCAGCCGTTGTGATTCACCGTAATCCTGACCGCTGGAATGATTTTATTGCCATCAACCGCGGAAGCCAGCATGGCATTGAACCGAATATGGCGCTCGTTGATTCTCAAGGCGGCTTAATTGGTAAAGTGAAACGGACAAGTCAATTTAGTTCATTTGTGCAATTATTATCTGATAATGACAGGACCAACCGAGTCTCAGCGAAAATTGTCGGTGATCAAGCATTAAATGGTTTCATTGAAGGCTATGACGAGGATCGTGGTCTCCTCATTATGCGGAAGCTCGATATTGAGGCCGAGATCGAAGAAGAGCAAATGGTTACAACCTCTGGACTTGGGGGAGTGTACCCTGAAGGTTTATTAATCGGTGAAGTGGTTGAGGTAGAGCCGGATGAATACGGCTTGACTCAAAATGCCTATATTAAACCTACAGCAGATTACTATTCATTAAATTATGTTTACGTAATCGAGCGTACGAGTACCTCTGTTGATCCAGAGATATTAGAGGAGGATCAGTAG
- a CDS encoding Maf family protein — protein sequence MKPFILASGSPRRKELLKQARYTFSIQTSDVDETVNPQLTPSEVVCELARKKAEAVAINYPDAVVLGSDTVVVCNDQILGKPSDAADAKAMLTSLSDRDHSVLTGVAICEKGEVTTFFEETVVHFYPLSEEDIDQYIETGEPFDKAGGYGIQGFGAYLVHSISGDYNTVVGLPLAKTMRELKRFNIHPNIDSP from the coding sequence ATGAAACCCTTTATTTTAGCCTCCGGTTCCCCAAGGCGCAAAGAGCTTCTTAAGCAGGCTCGTTATACATTTTCCATTCAAACAAGTGATGTAGATGAAACCGTAAATCCCCAGTTAACCCCAAGTGAAGTTGTTTGTGAACTCGCACGTAAAAAAGCTGAAGCTGTGGCAATAAATTATCCTGATGCGGTTGTGTTAGGTTCAGATACAGTCGTAGTGTGTAATGATCAGATTTTAGGTAAACCTAGTGACGCCGCGGATGCAAAAGCGATGCTCACTTCCTTATCTGACCGCGATCATTCCGTTCTGACAGGTGTAGCTATTTGTGAAAAGGGAGAAGTGACGACGTTTTTTGAAGAAACCGTTGTTCATTTTTATCCATTATCTGAAGAAGATATCGACCAATATATCGAAACAGGTGAACCCTTTGATAAAGCAGGAGGATATGGAATCCAAGGATTCGGTGCCTATTTAGTGCATTCGATTTCAGGAGACTACAATACAGTTGTCGGTCTGCCTTTAGCGAAAACGATGAGAGAACTCAAGCGCTTCAATATTCACCCTAATATTGATTCACCCTAA
- the radC gene encoding RadC family protein, with amino-acid sequence MTLPTLLIRDLPTHQRPRERMLKEGANVLTNQELLAILLRNGTKKESALQLAGKMLDSFDGLTLLRTATIEELCHINGIGTAKAVEIQAVMELGRRIHAVPTEEKYVIRSPEDVSNFVMEDMRFLTQEHFIALYLNTKNRVIHRHTLFIGSLNASIVHPREVFKEALRRSAASIICLHNHPSGDPTPSLEDIEVTKRLNEAGKVLGVELLDHVIIGDRKFISLKEQGHII; translated from the coding sequence ATGACGCTGCCCACCCTCCTCATTAGAGATCTTCCTACCCATCAAAGACCAAGAGAGAGAATGCTTAAAGAAGGCGCCAATGTATTAACCAATCAAGAGCTTCTCGCGATCCTTCTTCGAAATGGGACAAAAAAAGAGTCTGCCCTGCAGCTTGCCGGCAAAATGTTAGATTCGTTTGACGGACTGACTTTATTGCGGACAGCGACAATCGAAGAATTATGTCATATAAATGGAATTGGAACAGCGAAAGCAGTAGAGATCCAAGCAGTGATGGAACTCGGCAGACGGATCCACGCAGTCCCGACTGAAGAAAAATATGTGATACGTTCTCCTGAGGATGTGTCCAATTTTGTCATGGAAGATATGCGATTTTTAACGCAAGAGCATTTTATCGCTCTCTATTTGAATACGAAAAACCGTGTCATTCATCGTCATACCTTATTCATTGGCAGTCTGAACGCGAGTATTGTACACCCCAGAGAAGTGTTTAAAGAAGCGTTAAGACGCTCTGCTGCCTCAATCATTTGTTTGCATAATCATCCCTCAGGCGACCCCACTCCAAGCCTTGAAGATATAGAAGTGACTAAGCGGCTGAATGAAGCAGGCAAGGTATTAGGTGTCGAATTATTAGATCACGTCATTATCGGCGATCGCAAATTCATTAGTTTAAAAGAGCAGGGCCATATCATTTAG
- a CDS encoding rod shape-determining protein: MFGGFSKDIGIDLGTANTLVYVKGKGIVVREPSVVALRTDTGSIEAVGNDAKNMIGRTPGNIVAVRPMKDGVIADFDTTATMIKYFIRQTVKNRSVFTRKPSVMVCVPTGITAVEKRAVEDATKQAGAKEAYTLEEPFAAAIGADLPVWEPTGSMVVDIGGGTTEVAIISLGGIVTSQSIRVAGDEMDDAIIQYVKKRYNLMIGERTAETLKMEIGTAGAPEGVDDMDIRGRDLVSGLPKTISVTAEEISKALEDTVTTIVESVKNTLEQSPPELAADIIDRGIVLTGGGALLRNLDRVLSDETNMPVIVAENPLDCVAIGTGRALENLHLFRSKAGITSRSDRKS, translated from the coding sequence ATGTTTGGTGGGTTTTCAAAAGATATTGGAATTGATTTAGGAACAGCTAATACACTTGTTTATGTTAAAGGGAAAGGCATCGTAGTGCGTGAGCCGTCAGTGGTTGCATTACGTACAGATACAGGTTCAATTGAAGCAGTAGGAAATGATGCAAAGAATATGATTGGTCGTACTCCAGGAAATATTGTGGCTGTGCGTCCGATGAAAGACGGCGTTATCGCAGATTTTGATACAACAGCTACAATGATTAAGTATTTTATTCGCCAAACAGTTAAGAATCGTTCAGTTTTCACTCGTAAGCCTTCAGTGATGGTTTGTGTACCAACAGGGATTACAGCGGTTGAGAAACGCGCGGTAGAAGATGCAACCAAACAAGCGGGCGCAAAAGAGGCTTATACACTTGAAGAGCCGTTTGCAGCAGCGATTGGGGCAGATCTTCCTGTATGGGAGCCGACCGGGAGCATGGTTGTTGATATTGGCGGCGGTACAACTGAAGTAGCCATTATTTCACTTGGCGGAATTGTTACGAGCCAATCAATCCGTGTGGCTGGTGATGAGATGGATGATGCAATCATTCAGTATGTGAAAAAGAGATACAATTTGATGATTGGTGAACGTACAGCTGAGACGTTAAAGATGGAAATTGGAACAGCAGGAGCACCAGAAGGCGTAGATGATATGGATATCCGCGGACGTGATCTTGTCTCAGGACTTCCTAAGACCATCTCTGTAACAGCAGAAGAAATTTCCAAAGCTCTTGAAGATACAGTTACGACGATTGTAGAATCAGTGAAAAATACGCTTGAGCAATCACCGCCTGAGCTTGCAGCTGATATTATCGACCGCGGAATTGTACTAACAGGCGGCGGAGCTTTATTACGCAATCTTGACCGCGTATTAAGCGATGAAACAAACATGCCGGTAATCGTAGCTGAAAATCCGCTAGATTGTGTGGCCATCGGAACAGGCAGGGCGCTTGAAAATCTACATTTATTCCGTTCAAAAGCTGGGATAACGTCTCGTTCTGATAGAAAATCGTAA